One Thermithiobacillus tepidarius DSM 3134 genomic window carries:
- the gluQRS gene encoding tRNA glutamyl-Q(34) synthetase GluQRS, whose amino-acid sequence MADDPVLTPADGSARAGATPVGRFAPSPTGALHLGSLVAAIGSHLCAKSLGGRWLLRMEDLDTPRNVPDADAAILRDLERLGLEWDGPVLYQSTRLEAYAAALETLRAQGAAFACGCSRQEVSLAGGVYPGTCRTGLPPGRTARAVRMHAPEGEVRFLDLLHGPQRQHPARQGDFVIHRADGIFAYVFACVVDDAAQDVTQIARGADLLEITGRQRLLQEALGYPEPIYAHLPLVLDASGHKLSKSAGAEAWGNRPSDAWARALAHLGWPLPAELQGAPVAEIRRYGLERAGKMLRARLEQGLGPVQAR is encoded by the coding sequence ATGGCTGATGATCCTGTTCTGACTCCGGCGGACGGCTCCGCCCGTGCCGGCGCAACACCCGTCGGGCGCTTCGCTCCCTCCCCCACCGGCGCCTTGCACCTGGGCTCGCTGGTGGCCGCCATCGGCAGCCATCTCTGTGCCAAGTCCTTGGGCGGCCGCTGGCTGCTGCGCATGGAAGACCTGGACACGCCGCGCAACGTGCCGGACGCCGATGCGGCCATCCTGCGCGATCTGGAGCGGCTCGGCCTGGAATGGGACGGCCCGGTGCTGTACCAGTCCACCCGCCTGGAAGCCTATGCGGCGGCCCTGGAGACCCTGCGCGCACAGGGCGCGGCCTTCGCCTGCGGCTGCTCGCGCCAGGAGGTCAGCTTGGCGGGCGGGGTCTATCCCGGCACCTGCCGCACCGGCCTGCCGCCTGGCCGCACGGCGCGGGCCGTGCGCATGCACGCGCCCGAAGGCGAAGTCCGCTTTCTCGATCTCCTGCACGGCCCGCAGCGGCAGCATCCGGCCCGCCAGGGCGACTTCGTGATCCACCGCGCCGACGGCATCTTCGCTTACGTCTTCGCCTGCGTGGTGGATGATGCCGCCCAGGACGTGACCCAGATCGCGCGTGGTGCCGATCTGCTGGAAATCACCGGCCGCCAGCGCCTGCTGCAGGAAGCCCTGGGCTATCCGGAACCGATTTACGCCCACCTGCCGCTGGTGCTGGACGCCAGCGGACACAAGCTCTCCAAAAGCGCCGGCGCCGAGGCCTGGGGCAACCGCCCGAGCGACGCCTGGGCGCGCGCCCTGGCCCACCTGGGCTGGCCCCTGCCCGCGGAACTGCAGGGTGCGCCGGTGGCGGAGATCCGGCGCTATGGGCTGGAGCGTGCCGGCAAGATGCTGCGTGCAAGGCTGGAGCAGGGACTGGGTCCGGTCCAGGCACGATGA
- a CDS encoding P-II family nitrogen regulator: protein MTNLNLSPVKKLEIIIEGAHQEFATDLLDRAGVTGYTIVGNLSGKGRHGFHEGHLMFNEDAVLIMIIVAVPEELVEPILEGFAPFFNKHTGVVFISDIQVSRLVKFKS, encoded by the coding sequence ATGACCAATCTCAATCTCAGCCCCGTCAAGAAGCTGGAGATCATCATCGAGGGCGCGCATCAGGAGTTTGCCACCGATCTGCTCGACCGCGCAGGCGTCACGGGCTACACCATTGTCGGCAATCTGTCCGGCAAGGGCCGGCACGGCTTCCATGAGGGCCACCTCATGTTCAACGAGGACGCGGTGTTGATCATGATCATCGTGGCCGTTCCCGAGGAGTTGGTGGAACCCATCCTCGAAGGCTTCGCGCCGTTTTTCAACAAGCACACCGGCGTGGTGTTCATCTCGGACATCCAGGTCAGCCGCTTGGTGAAATTCAAGAGCTGA
- a CDS encoding DUF2309 domain-containing protein — translation MTLALGRRLKIRAMVQMAGEPIPFFWPMRTFIHHNPLHGLEHMPFEQATTEGERLFHARAYLPRAIYQRYLASGKIDTAVLAAQIEHFRAKQPSLAGLDLQQLLMTLLTQVEQPLGWRPTLANGRDVHAALTGAALPPFELDPVSLAARVKAEMPPSRPVHAVVDALFGTEIGTTLDELVIKSCLDFFDEGQSVWQMPGREKGLFTAWSALARRNLKLFIHGLHIKQILALDDTPEGIISHVMTELRVPEDAWMDYFTAELTRLHGWAGFIRWRSGAKHYHWNQIYPADLVDYLAIRLVLGLALLREHAQRKRIPVNTVELARFVDEHPEEAYLRHELHGKRVLPAMAHAVEDAIESGRKARMVRLLPEYLARKREDEARRMAAGLRQLAARAGMADAIEHLKPNEVDRLLPMLASLEREEGQMWLNAHEAQHMDRLLNGLKLTAPAPREKRPFAQMLFCIDVRSERIRRHLEQLGDYQTYGIAGFFGVPVSFVGLDKGSETHLCPVVVTPKNMVLELSTARNTDDDDFVTALEHVFHDLKGSVLSPFITVEALGLLFGLDMFGKSFAPLAYNRWRSRLHPARSSSRLLLDKLTREQADSIIRSLQRVMIVKALGRELGIEREAITDDMIRELREAAMGNQEGPTEFARQFKLDAQAEANFIDCLRRVYRIDRGYVQIQFERLGRIGFTLDEQVHFVSQALRSIGLTKDFSRFVLLTGHGSSSENNPYESALDCGACGGNHGIVNARVFAQMANKPAVRERLRAQGIDIAADTWFIPALHNTTTDELRLYDLELLPPSHLVYLERLTNGLRAASRLSAAERLQTLEPADSSDDPEKAYRNARRNAMDWSQVRPEWGLSRNAAFIVGRRHITEHMDLEARSFLNSYDYRCDPKGRLLENILAGPVVVGQWINMEHYFSAVDNEHYGSGSKAYHNIAGRFGVMTGNLSDLRTGLPSQTVLKDGEPYHEPLRLITVLEAPFETARRAIEAVATIKHLVHNGWIRMVIVDPETQIFHVFEDGEWRQRVARASGITVEAKENAA, via the coding sequence GTGACGCTCGCACTCGGGAGACGACTCAAGATCCGCGCCATGGTCCAGATGGCCGGCGAACCCATTCCCTTCTTCTGGCCGATGCGCACCTTCATCCACCACAATCCCCTGCACGGGTTGGAGCACATGCCCTTTGAGCAGGCGACGACCGAGGGCGAGCGGCTCTTTCATGCGCGCGCCTACCTGCCGCGTGCCATCTATCAGCGCTACCTGGCCAGCGGCAAGATCGACACGGCCGTGCTGGCGGCGCAGATCGAGCACTTCCGTGCCAAGCAGCCGTCCCTCGCGGGGCTGGATCTGCAACAACTGCTGATGACGCTGCTGACCCAGGTCGAGCAGCCGCTGGGTTGGCGCCCGACCCTGGCGAACGGGCGTGATGTCCATGCCGCGCTCACCGGCGCTGCCTTGCCCCCGTTCGAGCTCGATCCGGTGTCCCTGGCCGCGCGCGTCAAGGCCGAGATGCCGCCCAGCCGCCCGGTGCACGCCGTTGTGGACGCGCTTTTCGGCACAGAGATCGGCACGACCCTGGACGAGCTGGTGATCAAGAGCTGCCTCGATTTCTTCGACGAGGGCCAGTCCGTCTGGCAGATGCCCGGGCGCGAAAAGGGGTTGTTCACGGCCTGGAGCGCACTGGCGCGGCGCAACCTGAAGCTGTTCATCCATGGCCTGCACATCAAGCAGATCCTCGCCCTCGACGACACGCCCGAGGGCATCATCAGCCATGTGATGACCGAGCTGCGGGTGCCCGAAGATGCCTGGATGGATTATTTCACGGCCGAACTGACCCGGCTGCATGGCTGGGCCGGCTTCATCCGCTGGCGCTCGGGTGCCAAGCACTATCACTGGAATCAGATCTATCCGGCCGATCTGGTGGATTATCTGGCCATCCGCCTGGTGCTGGGATTGGCGCTGTTGCGCGAGCACGCCCAGCGCAAGCGGATCCCGGTGAATACGGTCGAGCTCGCCCGCTTCGTCGACGAGCACCCGGAGGAAGCCTATTTGCGCCATGAGCTCCACGGCAAGCGGGTTCTGCCGGCCATGGCGCATGCGGTCGAGGATGCCATCGAGAGTGGACGCAAGGCGCGCATGGTCCGCCTGCTGCCCGAATACCTGGCGCGCAAGCGCGAGGACGAGGCCCGGCGCATGGCCGCGGGCTTGCGGCAGCTGGCCGCGCGCGCCGGGATGGCCGATGCGATTGAGCACCTGAAGCCGAACGAGGTCGATCGCCTGTTGCCGATGCTCGCCAGCCTCGAGCGGGAAGAGGGCCAGATGTGGCTGAATGCTCACGAGGCGCAGCACATGGATCGGCTGCTGAACGGGCTGAAGCTGACGGCGCCGGCGCCGCGCGAGAAGCGTCCCTTCGCCCAGATGCTTTTTTGCATCGATGTGCGTTCCGAACGCATCCGCCGCCACCTGGAACAGCTCGGCGACTACCAGACCTACGGCATCGCCGGTTTCTTCGGCGTGCCGGTGAGCTTCGTCGGCCTGGACAAGGGCAGCGAAACCCATCTCTGCCCGGTGGTGGTCACCCCCAAGAACATGGTGCTGGAACTCAGCACCGCGCGGAACACGGATGACGATGATTTCGTCACCGCGCTGGAGCACGTCTTCCATGACCTGAAAGGCTCGGTGCTGTCGCCCTTCATCACCGTGGAGGCGCTGGGCCTGCTCTTCGGCCTGGACATGTTCGGCAAGAGCTTCGCGCCGCTGGCATACAACCGCTGGCGCAGCCGGCTGCATCCGGCCAGGTCGAGCAGTCGCCTGCTGTTGGACAAGCTGACGCGCGAGCAGGCGGACTCGATCATCCGCTCCCTGCAGCGGGTCATGATCGTGAAGGCGCTCGGCCGCGAGCTCGGCATCGAGCGCGAGGCGATCACCGACGACATGATCCGCGAGCTCCGCGAAGCGGCCATGGGCAACCAGGAGGGGCCGACCGAGTTCGCGCGCCAGTTCAAGCTGGATGCCCAGGCCGAGGCCAATTTCATCGATTGCCTGCGGCGGGTCTATCGCATCGACCGCGGTTATGTGCAGATCCAGTTCGAGCGCCTGGGGCGCATCGGCTTCACCCTGGACGAGCAGGTGCACTTCGTCAGCCAGGCGCTGCGCTCCATCGGCCTAACCAAGGACTTCTCGCGTTTCGTGCTGCTGACCGGCCATGGCAGCAGCTCGGAGAACAATCCTTACGAATCCGCCCTCGACTGCGGCGCCTGCGGCGGCAACCACGGCATCGTCAACGCCCGGGTCTTCGCGCAGATGGCCAACAAGCCGGCGGTGCGCGAGCGCCTGCGTGCTCAGGGCATCGACATCGCCGCCGATACCTGGTTCATTCCCGCCCTGCACAACACCACCACCGACGAGCTGCGGCTCTATGACCTCGAGCTGCTGCCGCCGAGCCACCTGGTGTACCTGGAGCGGCTGACCAACGGCCTGCGGGCTGCTTCGCGCCTGAGCGCGGCGGAGCGGCTCCAGACCCTGGAGCCCGCCGACAGCAGCGATGACCCGGAAAAGGCGTACCGCAATGCGCGGCGCAATGCCATGGACTGGTCGCAGGTGCGGCCCGAGTGGGGGCTGTCGCGCAATGCGGCCTTCATCGTCGGCCGCCGCCACATCACCGAGCACATGGACCTCGAGGCCCGTAGCTTCCTGAACTCCTACGACTACCGCTGCGATCCCAAGGGCCGCCTGCTGGAGAACATCCTGGCCGGGCCGGTGGTGGTCGGCCAGTGGATCAACATGGAGCACTACTTCTCGGCCGTCGACAACGAGCATTACGGCAGCGGCAGCAAGGCCTACCACAACATCGCGGGCCGTTTCGGCGTCATGACCGGCAATCTGAGCGATCTGCGCACCGGCCTGCCCTCGCAGACCGTGCTCAAGGATGGCGAGCCCTATCACGAGCCCTTGCGGCTGATCACCGTGCTCGAGGCGCCGTTCGAGACGGCTCGGCGGGCCATCGAAGCGGTGGCGACCATCAAGCACCTCGTCCACAATGGCTGGATCCGCATGGTCATCGTGGATCCGGAGACCCAGATCTTCCACGTATTCGAAGATGGGGAATGGCGCCAGCGCGTGGCACGTGCATCCGGCATCACCGTCGAAGCAAAGGAGAATGCGGCATGA
- a CDS encoding LysR family transcriptional regulator: MTFRQLRLLEAVARHSSFTRASEELHLTQPAVSTQIKQLEEAVGMPLFEQIGKKIFLTEAGKEMYAFSRAIAQQFRDVESVLDDMKGVKRGTLSLTVTSTGNYFAPYLLAAFVDRHPGTQVHLEVRNREEVVSQLQENIPDMVVMGTPPHNIELQAQAFLRNPLVIIAPPDHPLVGVDQVPLSRLIGENFILRERGSGTRMAVERFFQQRGVKINTSMEMSGNEAIKHAVMAGLGLGIVSLHTLEFELALDRIAILSVEGFPIMKEWYLVTRSGKRMSPIAQAFHEFVLTEAEQIIKLPQPNPAPRPGQRGKHADLRAAEPSHFGLSRPGSAESR; encoded by the coding sequence GTGACCTTTCGCCAACTGCGCCTGCTGGAAGCGGTGGCGCGGCATTCCAGCTTTACCCGCGCGTCCGAGGAACTGCACCTGACCCAGCCTGCGGTGTCGACCCAGATCAAGCAATTGGAAGAAGCCGTGGGCATGCCCCTGTTCGAGCAGATCGGCAAGAAGATTTTCCTCACCGAAGCCGGCAAGGAGATGTACGCCTTCAGCCGCGCGATCGCGCAGCAGTTCCGCGACGTCGAGTCGGTGCTGGACGACATGAAGGGCGTGAAGCGCGGCACGCTGTCGCTGACGGTCACCAGCACCGGCAACTACTTCGCCCCCTATCTGCTGGCGGCCTTCGTCGACCGCCATCCCGGCACCCAGGTGCACCTGGAGGTCAGGAATCGCGAGGAGGTGGTGAGCCAGTTGCAGGAGAACATTCCGGACATGGTGGTGATGGGAACGCCGCCCCACAACATCGAGCTCCAGGCGCAAGCCTTTCTGCGCAACCCGCTGGTGATCATCGCACCGCCGGACCACCCCTTGGTGGGCGTGGATCAAGTGCCGCTCAGCCGGCTGATCGGCGAGAACTTCATCCTGCGCGAGCGCGGCTCGGGCACGCGCATGGCGGTGGAGCGCTTCTTTCAGCAGCGCGGCGTGAAGATCAATACCTCGATGGAGATGAGCGGCAACGAAGCCATCAAGCATGCGGTCATGGCTGGCCTGGGGCTGGGCATCGTGTCGCTGCACACGCTGGAATTCGAACTGGCGCTGGACCGGATTGCCATTCTGAGCGTGGAGGGCTTTCCGATCATGAAGGAGTGGTATCTCGTCACCCGCAGCGGCAAGCGCATGTCGCCCATTGCGCAGGCCTTCCACGAATTCGTGCTGACCGAAGCCGAGCAGATCATCAAGCTGCCGCAGCCGAATCCGGCGCCCCGCCCAGGGCAGCGCGGGAAGCACGCGGACTTGCGTGCCGCCGAGCCTTCGCACTTCGGCCTTTCGCGTCCGGGCAGCGCCGAAAGCCGCTGA
- a CDS encoding NADH-quinone oxidoreductase subunit 5 family protein: protein MDKLTALLPAIPLSSAILIALLAGRPQRSLARLSVAFSVITLLLAAASLVLYLSERDAQWISSGLPWGSLYHDPLSSIMSLAVAGISLVVHVYSVRYMAEERGYVRFFVLLDLMTATILLMVAAGDLITLLVAWHLVGVLLYFLLGHDLQRPTAQRYAFWTFFTYRLGDLPLALAAVLLYQAFGTVSLPALFEHLAAAPDTQTIFGLPLAATVGLLVALAAFARSAQFPLHTWLPYTMEGPTPVSALMHAGIVNAGGFIITRFAPVFVYAGEVLHLVFAVGLVTAILGSVLMLTQNDIKKSLGYSTMGQMGFMFVECGVGAFSLAIYHLIAHGLFKGTLFLGAGGVIGNARNHDGVPQDDVYTFVVERKPVASRLPWVVAAAITVVVPFVILGLSHWLVGGDFVGQQGGIILLFFGWVTGAQLLFATYRLHAESPWRLMGMIILSLTIVVAGYTLIEHAFSQFLFPDQNLSERIYAAASIPWATFDVLVAILTAAIVLGWLATYYAAARGGTRDGDVSPLKLAFYSLISRELYVADVYARLTESVLALSKRLNVWTRWV from the coding sequence GTGGACAAACTGACAGCTTTGCTTCCGGCCATTCCGCTGTCCTCGGCCATACTGATCGCGTTGCTCGCCGGCAGGCCGCAGCGGAGCTTGGCGCGCCTGAGCGTCGCGTTTTCGGTAATCACCCTTCTGCTCGCCGCCGCCTCGCTGGTGCTGTATTTGAGCGAGCGGGACGCCCAATGGATATCATCCGGCCTGCCTTGGGGCAGTCTGTACCACGATCCACTGAGCAGCATCATGTCCCTGGCGGTCGCGGGCATCAGCTTGGTGGTGCACGTCTACTCGGTTCGCTACATGGCCGAGGAGCGCGGCTATGTCCGCTTCTTCGTGCTGCTGGATCTGATGACGGCCACCATTCTATTGATGGTGGCCGCAGGCGATCTCATTACCCTGCTGGTGGCGTGGCATCTGGTCGGCGTGCTGCTGTATTTCCTGCTCGGCCACGATCTGCAGCGGCCGACCGCGCAACGCTACGCCTTCTGGACCTTCTTCACCTACCGGCTCGGCGATCTGCCGCTGGCGCTGGCCGCGGTCCTGCTGTACCAGGCCTTCGGCACGGTGTCGCTGCCGGCGCTCTTCGAGCATCTCGCCGCCGCCCCCGACACCCAGACCATCTTCGGACTCCCGCTGGCGGCCACGGTCGGCCTGCTGGTGGCGCTGGCCGCCTTCGCGCGCTCGGCGCAGTTCCCGCTGCACACCTGGCTGCCCTACACCATGGAGGGACCGACGCCGGTCTCGGCCCTGATGCACGCGGGCATCGTCAACGCCGGCGGCTTCATCATCACCCGCTTCGCCCCGGTCTTCGTCTACGCCGGCGAGGTGCTGCACCTGGTCTTCGCGGTGGGCCTGGTCACGGCCATCCTGGGTTCGGTGCTCATGCTGACCCAGAATGACATCAAAAAGTCCCTCGGCTATTCCACCATGGGGCAGATGGGCTTCATGTTCGTCGAGTGCGGCGTCGGCGCCTTTTCCCTGGCGATCTATCACCTGATTGCCCACGGCCTCTTCAAGGGCACGCTTTTCCTCGGCGCCGGCGGCGTGATCGGCAACGCGCGCAACCACGACGGCGTCCCGCAGGACGATGTCTACACCTTCGTGGTCGAACGCAAGCCGGTGGCTTCCCGCCTGCCCTGGGTGGTCGCCGCGGCGATCACGGTGGTGGTGCCGTTCGTGATCCTCGGCCTGTCCCATTGGCTGGTGGGCGGCGATTTCGTCGGCCAGCAGGGCGGCATCATCCTGCTGTTCTTCGGCTGGGTCACCGGCGCGCAGCTGCTGTTCGCCACCTACCGCCTGCATGCCGAGAGCCCGTGGCGCCTGATGGGCATGATCATCCTGTCGCTCACCATCGTGGTGGCCGGCTATACCCTCATCGAGCACGCCTTCAGCCAGTTCCTGTTCCCGGACCAGAACTTGAGCGAACGCATCTACGCGGCGGCCAGCATTCCGTGGGCGACCTTCGATGTTCTCGTCGCGATCCTGACGGCCGCCATCGTCCTGGGCTGGCTGGCGACCTACTACGCCGCAGCCAGGGGCGGCACGCGCGACGGCGATGTGTCGCCTCTCAAGCTGGCGTTCTATTCGCTGATTTCGCGCGAACTCTATGTGGCCGACGTGTATGCCAGGTTGACGGAATCCGTGCTGGCCCTTTCGAAACGGCTGAACGTCTGGACGAGGTGGGTGTGA
- a CDS encoding AEC family transporter has protein sequence MPIDPIQLASHVLVPFALLIIIGGLWNRWEPGGVSAASARKVVNALVLNLFYPALAFSVISRARCGVEAAWVPLLVALGVFAGAGIGYLLLRHTSLGRGLAPASLAALVLAGAFGNIVGVGVPVQIALFGPDAARYAVYADILATLPLTWTFGVWLAYRLGPGAGPAGGAGRFLRVLATLPPIWAFAAALAFRLGQWPVPDWLAASAHFIGAPTIPAMMLTVGLSLPLTDWRRRLRPVATAGAVKLLLAPLLIWLLARPLAGQGEPIRAAILESAMPTMMATLMLADRFELDAEILSMAIALSAVAFFGTLFLWLMILF, from the coding sequence ATGCCCATCGACCCCATCCAGCTCGCCAGCCATGTGCTGGTGCCGTTTGCCCTGCTCATCATCATCGGCGGACTGTGGAATCGCTGGGAGCCGGGCGGCGTCAGCGCCGCCAGCGCGCGCAAGGTCGTCAATGCCCTGGTGCTGAATCTGTTTTACCCGGCGCTGGCCTTTTCGGTCATCAGCCGCGCCCGCTGCGGCGTCGAAGCCGCATGGGTGCCGCTGCTGGTCGCGCTGGGCGTTTTCGCCGGCGCCGGCATCGGCTATCTCCTGCTGCGGCATACCTCGCTGGGCCGCGGCCTGGCGCCCGCCAGCCTGGCGGCGCTGGTGCTGGCCGGCGCCTTCGGCAACATCGTCGGCGTGGGCGTTCCGGTGCAGATCGCCCTCTTCGGGCCGGATGCGGCCCGCTACGCCGTCTACGCCGACATCCTCGCCACCCTGCCCCTGACTTGGACCTTCGGCGTTTGGCTGGCCTACCGGCTGGGGCCGGGCGCGGGGCCCGCCGGCGGCGCCGGGCGGTTCCTGCGCGTGCTGGCCACGCTGCCGCCCATCTGGGCCTTCGCCGCCGCTCTGGCCTTCCGGCTGGGCCAGTGGCCGGTGCCGGACTGGCTGGCGGCCAGCGCCCACTTCATCGGCGCGCCCACCATTCCGGCCATGATGCTGACGGTGGGCTTGTCCCTGCCGCTGACCGATTGGCGCCGGCGCCTGCGGCCGGTGGCCACGGCCGGCGCCGTCAAGCTTCTGCTGGCCCCGCTGCTGATCTGGCTGCTGGCCCGCCCGCTGGCCGGCCAGGGCGAGCCCATCCGAGCCGCCATCCTGGAAAGCGCCATGCCGACCATGATGGCCACCCTGATGCTGGCCGACCGCTTCGAGCTGGACGCTGAAATCCTGTCCATGGCCATTGCCTTGAGTGCCGTGGCCTTTTTCGGCACCCTTTTCCTATGGCTGATGATCCTGTTCTGA
- a CDS encoding DsrE family protein, with product MKNMMARVALVLWVALMSFSLQAQAQDSAPAQSPENFKLLLEVNSASQESWHGAISTARQVMTTIGMDKAQIEVVAWGPGIKMLLKNSPVAENIQSLSMYGIKFLACNNTMKAMKIQPTDLAEGVTIIPAAVVHIVQRDHEGWTQIKM from the coding sequence ATGAAAAACATGATGGCCCGCGTCGCTCTCGTGCTGTGGGTGGCGCTCATGAGCTTCAGTCTGCAGGCCCAGGCGCAGGACAGCGCGCCGGCGCAGTCTCCAGAAAACTTCAAGCTCCTGCTGGAGGTCAACAGCGCCAGCCAGGAAAGCTGGCACGGCGCCATCAGCACGGCCCGGCAGGTCATGACCACGATCGGCATGGACAAGGCCCAGATCGAGGTGGTCGCCTGGGGGCCGGGCATCAAGATGCTGCTGAAGAACTCTCCGGTCGCCGAGAACATCCAGAGCCTCTCCATGTACGGCATCAAGTTCCTGGCCTGCAACAACACCATGAAGGCGATGAAGATCCAACCCACGGACCTGGCCGAGGGCGTCACCATCATACCCGCCGCCGTCGTGCACATCGTCCAGCGCGACCACGAGGGCTGGACGCAGATCAAGATGTAG